A genome region from Bufo gargarizans isolate SCDJY-AF-19 chromosome 2, ASM1485885v1, whole genome shotgun sequence includes the following:
- the LOC122929416 gene encoding phytanoyl-CoA hydroxylase-interacting protein, which translates to MEPPLTAPHGIQMSDITCDSFRVSWEMPPYDARRVTHYFIDLNKTGGQKENKFKHRDVPTKLVAKAVVLPMTVRGHWFLSPRTEYTLAVQTAMKRSDGEYTVSGWSETLRFCTGDYAMEQVKQLQEKAEGIAGRMLSFQVFYRNQTAEYFQHVRDKWGGLMLPSIKDQSGSHGSPISGTLHGVFFSCNTEFNTGLPPHDSPYGTWRVMVPAGYLFNENTHLYFADFYCMYSAYHYVVLVLAPRGSQGDAFCSARLPLLDPQNNPFLTRGEQGSYWHAQDLILEIIYTEPVPMGMGQLSEIKGHQLMSLSTANAKKDPSCKVCNIFGGR; encoded by the exons ATGGAGCCTCCTCTTACTGCTCCACATGGTATTCAAATGAGTGACATAACCTGTGATTCATTTCGCGTGTCCTGGGAGATGCCACCGTACGATGCCAGGCGGGTTACCCACTACTTCATAGATCTGAATAAGACGGGAGGTCAGAAGGAGAATAAGTTCAAGCACCGG GATGTGCCAACCAAACTGGTGGCCAAAGCGGTGGTGCTGCCCATGACGGTACGAGGCCACTGGTTCCTGAGCCCACGCACAGAGTATACATTGGCTGTACAGACCGCAATGAAACGTAGTGATGGGGAATACACTGTGTCTGGCTGGAGTGAGACCCTTCGCTTCTGTACAGGAG ATTATGCCATGGAGCAGGTCAAACAGTTGCAAGAGAAAGCTGAAGGGATCGCCGGACGTATGTTGTCGTTCCAAGTCTTCTACAGGAACCAGACGGCAGAATATTTCCAGCATGTCAG GGACAAGTGGGGAGGCCTAATGCTTCCATCCATAAAAGACCAGAGCGGGAGCCATGGATCACCAATCAGTGGCACACTCCATGGCGTCTTTTTCAGCTGCAACACAGAATTCAACACGGGCTTGCCCCCGCATGACTCGCCCTACGGGACATGGAGGGTGATGGTTCCAGCCGGGTATCTCTTcaatgaaaacacacacctgtactTCGCCGACTTCTACTGCATGTACAGCGCCTACCACTATGTAGTCCTAGTGCTGGCTCCTCGAGGTTCTCAAGGCGATGCCTTCTGCAGTGCCCGTTTGCCACTCCTGGACCCACAAAACAACCCATTTCTGACCCGGGGAGAGCAGGGAAGTTACTGGCATGCACAAGATCTTATATTGGAGATAATCTACACTGAACCTGTGCCTATGGGCATGGGGCAACTATCAGAGATCAAAGGGCATCAGTTGATGAGTCTTTCCACAGCCAATGCCAAGAAGGATCCCAGCTGTAAGGTGTGCAATATCTTTGGTGGGCGCTAG